From the genome of Magnetococcales bacterium, one region includes:
- a CDS encoding ABC transporter substrate-binding protein — translation MSSAFSGLAAAMGEGMRQGVESHFRKISSDGGVHGQTVRLIALDDGYEPERTAPNVRRLIEEEKVIALIGNGGTPTAVVTVPIVQQMRTLLFGAYTGASLLRKKPPERYVVNYRASYREETAAMVTGLLNRGIKPEEIAFFTQNDSFGDDGYRGGIETLQAMGFSAAEKLPHGRYTRNTINVEEGLSTILAGKVDPKAIILVGSYKPCAAFIRLARRDLPNTLFLNVSFVGSEPLARELGAEAEGVIVTQVVPPLDSDLPLLHEFRQVMKDMGMNSSLIALEGYLVARLFTLGLTKAGPDPTHESLVDALENLGTVDLGLDTPLHLSREEHQASHRIWPTVYRQGRFVTLDWKNL, via the coding sequence ATGTCCTCGGCTTTCAGCGGCCTGGCAGCAGCCATGGGCGAGGGGATGAGACAAGGGGTGGAAAGCCATTTCAGGAAAATCAGCTCGGACGGTGGTGTCCATGGCCAGACCGTGCGGTTGATTGCCCTGGATGATGGCTACGAACCCGAACGCACGGCTCCCAATGTGCGACGCCTGATCGAAGAAGAAAAGGTCATTGCTCTCATCGGCAATGGGGGAACACCAACTGCCGTGGTGACCGTTCCCATCGTGCAGCAGATGAGGACACTGTTATTCGGGGCCTACACCGGCGCAAGCCTGTTGCGCAAAAAACCCCCGGAACGTTACGTCGTCAATTATCGCGCCAGCTACCGGGAAGAGACGGCGGCCATGGTCACCGGCCTGCTCAATCGCGGCATCAAACCGGAAGAGATTGCCTTTTTCACCCAAAATGACAGTTTCGGGGATGACGGTTATCGAGGGGGGATCGAAACCCTCCAGGCCATGGGCTTTTCTGCTGCCGAAAAATTGCCGCATGGACGTTATACCCGCAACACGATCAACGTGGAAGAAGGGTTGAGTACCATCCTTGCCGGCAAGGTGGACCCCAAAGCCATTATCCTGGTAGGTTCCTACAAACCCTGTGCCGCCTTTATTCGCCTCGCCCGCCGTGATCTGCCCAACACCCTGTTTCTCAATGTCTCGTTTGTGGGCAGCGAACCCTTGGCACGGGAGCTGGGTGCCGAAGCCGAGGGCGTGATCGTGACGCAGGTGGTTCCGCCTCTCGACAGCGATCTGCCCCTTTTGCACGAATTTCGGCAGGTCATGAAGGATATGGGCATGAATTCCAGTCTGATCGCCCTGGAAGGATACCTGGTTGCGCGTCTCTTTACCCTGGGGTTAACCAAAGCCGGGCCTGATCCAACCCACGAAAGTCTGGTCGATGCCCTGGAAAACCTTGGCACGGTCGATCTGGGCCTGGATACTCCCCTGCATCTGAGTCGTGAAGAACATCAGG
- a CDS encoding DUF3124 domain-containing protein, whose product MKYARFIWIAVFHVVLLISFPVAASENITPPLLKNQAVYAPVYSHVLHGNLGRDGKPEEMLLSSMLSVRNTDPSYGMTIIKVDYYDTHGQIIRRYITKPVTIPAMGSTDFFVENRDRSGGTGANFVVEWEAAQPINQPIVESVQVYFWGTQAQAFVSRGQPIHLHVKPEVQPAK is encoded by the coding sequence ATGAAATATGCTCGTTTCATCTGGATTGCCGTTTTCCATGTTGTCCTCCTGATCTCTTTTCCGGTGGCAGCCAGTGAGAATATCACGCCGCCCCTGTTAAAAAATCAAGCGGTTTACGCTCCTGTCTATTCGCATGTGTTGCACGGCAATCTGGGACGCGACGGCAAACCCGAAGAGATGCTGCTTTCTTCCATGTTGAGTGTCAGAAATACCGACCCATCTTATGGCATGACTATTATCAAGGTTGATTATTATGACACCCATGGTCAGATTATTCGTCGGTACATCACCAAGCCTGTCACGATTCCAGCCATGGGTTCCACCGATTTTTTTGTGGAAAACAGGGACCGTTCCGGTGGAACCGGAGCCAATTTTGTTGTCGAATGGGAAGCTGCCCAACCCATAAACCAGCCTATCGTGGAATCCGTTCAGGTATATTTCTGGGGAACCCAGGCCCAGGCCTTTGTCAGTCGTGGACAACCCATCCACCTGCATGTCAAACCCGAGGTTCAACCTGCAAAATAA
- a CDS encoding acylneuraminate cytidylyltransferase family protein, with protein sequence MTARIAIIPARGGSKRLPDKNIRPFCGLPMIGHALRAARESGIFDVIHVSTESTRIMEVVASLGHAVAFPRPVELADDHTPLMPVLKHVLETWQERGRHFTQVCLLNPCSPLVAAADLRGASALQEANPTLSVLGITPYAVPVEWAYILGEGNRLTPNQPGMFKVRSQDLGKKYHEAGSFTFFPARRILDIQGAGRDDDFLGYPMPRVQSVDIDDADDWAMAEAIYLGRQILEGGKPP encoded by the coding sequence ATGACTGCACGCATCGCCATCATTCCGGCCCGGGGCGGCAGCAAACGGTTGCCGGACAAGAACATTCGCCCCTTCTGTGGCCTACCCATGATCGGTCATGCCCTGCGGGCGGCCCGGGAGTCGGGCATCTTCGACGTCATTCACGTCTCCACGGAAAGCACCCGGATCATGGAGGTCGTGGCCTCTCTGGGACATGCCGTGGCTTTTCCCCGGCCCGTGGAACTGGCCGATGATCATACCCCCCTGATGCCGGTACTCAAACATGTCCTGGAGACATGGCAGGAACGGGGGCGGCATTTTACCCAGGTATGTCTGTTGAACCCCTGCTCGCCTTTGGTGGCGGCGGCGGATTTGCGGGGGGCATCGGCCTTGCAGGAGGCCAACCCCACCCTGTCGGTGCTGGGCATCACCCCCTATGCCGTCCCTGTCGAGTGGGCCTATATTCTCGGTGAAGGGAATCGCCTGACCCCAAACCAACCCGGCATGTTCAAGGTTCGTTCCCAGGATTTGGGCAAAAAATATCACGAGGCCGGGTCATTCACCTTTTTTCCGGCCCGCCGCATTCTTGATATCCAGGGAGCCGGGCGGGATGATGATTTTTTGGGCTATCCCATGCCCCGGGTTCAGTCGGTCGATATCGACGATGCCGACGACTGGGCCATGGCCGAGGCCATTTATCTCGGGCGGCAAATTCTTGAGGGCGGCAAGCCGCCGTGA
- a CDS encoding acetylxylan esterase: MIPSPAPPRDRQTPAVTPSSAPLSSQQVSVSLSPVALQDSAPIWREGFFSLRKILYILRQRPLVAARLLRLRQKLTPILGPWPSPQRPGATPPVGTLSPSADHFAAYAQAALRLSWSRFCASDKTDDQAEASTHTPADTNGNSASRGSTRSEIDGKSVSQVTIQNAMDGGTASRIDPSDVTNEKNDPREWQRRAREKLSLLMGFHDNTNLPELEHSWRDMLPNGLLREACYLHLSPVRRVVASLVLDPTRQSAIAAPVMLCLQGHTSGAHISWGEARETIDPARLARGGDFAVQAVARGFVAVCIEQSGFGERREQEVTHQWDHPCIDQVNRALLLGRTLLAERVMDIQAVINWLVHAAPHLQIDPHRIHAMGNSGGGDTALYAAALDERIAGVIAGSCVGRFRTTSGRRKTCPDTVIPGILEWLEYDDILALLAPRPLVAVSGHKDHIYPFAEVAAAVAGAQPVYARLGRPEHIRAVAGPAGHRFYPDVAWPAFMELI, translated from the coding sequence GTGATACCCTCCCCTGCCCCTCCTCGTGACCGGCAAACCCCCGCCGTGACACCCTCTTCTGCACCTCTTTCCAGCCAGCAGGTTTCTGTGTCTCTATCCCCGGTCGCGCTTCAAGATTCCGCTCCCATCTGGCGCGAGGGGTTTTTTTCGTTACGCAAAATTTTGTACATCCTGCGGCAGCGTCCCCTGGTCGCGGCGCGGCTGTTGCGTCTGCGGCAAAAATTGACCCCCATTCTGGGACCCTGGCCCTCTCCGCAACGACCCGGTGCCACGCCACCCGTCGGAACGCTCAGTCCCAGCGCCGACCATTTTGCAGCCTATGCCCAGGCAGCCTTGCGTCTCTCCTGGTCCCGGTTCTGCGCATCGGATAAAACCGATGATCAAGCCGAGGCCTCGACCCATACCCCGGCAGACACGAACGGCAACTCCGCGTCCCGAGGCAGTACCCGGAGTGAAATTGACGGCAAGTCCGTGTCCCAGGTCACGATCCAGAATGCCATGGACGGTGGAACTGCGTCCCGGATCGATCCTTCGGACGTCACGAATGAAAAAAACGATCCCCGGGAGTGGCAACGCCGCGCCAGAGAAAAACTGTCGCTGCTGATGGGGTTTCATGACAATACAAATCTGCCGGAACTCGAACATTCCTGGCGTGACATGCTGCCCAACGGCCTGCTGCGCGAGGCCTGTTATCTGCACCTGTCGCCGGTGCGGCGGGTGGTGGCCAGCCTGGTGCTGGATCCGACCCGACAGAGTGCGATTGCCGCGCCGGTGATGCTTTGTTTGCAAGGCCATACCTCGGGTGCCCATATTTCCTGGGGCGAGGCGCGGGAGACCATCGATCCGGCCCGCCTGGCGCGGGGCGGGGATTTCGCCGTCCAGGCGGTGGCCAGGGGGTTTGTGGCGGTCTGTATCGAACAAAGCGGTTTCGGCGAGCGCCGGGAACAAGAAGTGACCCACCAGTGGGACCACCCCTGCATCGATCAGGTCAATCGTGCCCTGCTGCTGGGCCGGACCCTGCTGGCCGAACGGGTCATGGATATCCAGGCCGTGATCAACTGGCTCGTGCATGCCGCCCCGCACCTGCAAATTGATCCGCACCGCATCCATGCCATGGGCAATTCCGGCGGCGGCGATACCGCCCTCTATGCCGCCGCCCTGGATGAACGTATTGCCGGGGTGATTGCCGGCAGTTGCGTTGGACGCTTTCGCACCACGAGCGGTCGGCGCAAAACCTGCCCGGATACCGTCATTCCAGGAATCCTTGAATGGCTGGAATATGACGATATCCTGGCCCTGTTAGCTCCGCGTCCGTTGGTGGCCGTGTCGGGTCACAAGGACCATATCTACCCCTTTGCCGAGGTGGCGGCTGCCGTGGCCGGGGCACAACCGGTGTATGCGCGTTTGGGCAGACCCGAACATATTCGGGCCGTGGCCGGTCCGGCAGGGCATCGCTTCTATCCGGATGTGGCCTGGCCCGCTTTCATGGAGTTGATATGA
- a CDS encoding acetyltransferase, giving the protein MKEKIILFGTADFAKIAFTYFNEASSYEVVAFAVHAAHRQEHTLFDRPVVEFESLTTTHPPDQYKMYVAVGQSKLNKTRARVYHEAKAKGYTLVSYVHPSVQIWSNSTIGDNVFIFDHCTVQPFTSIGNDVILWCGCDIGHNAVIEDHCFVAGQAVVSGYSRVGAYTYLGVNATVRDRIVVAPENMVGAGSLIMRNTKPRQLFAPERTKAEKTDTYQLFGLTDADTVKG; this is encoded by the coding sequence ATGAAAGAGAAAATCATTCTATTCGGAACGGCGGATTTTGCCAAAATCGCCTTTACCTACTTCAATGAAGCCAGCTCCTACGAGGTCGTGGCCTTTGCGGTGCATGCGGCGCATCGGCAGGAACATACCCTTTTTGACCGCCCGGTCGTGGAGTTTGAAAGTTTGACGACGACCCACCCGCCGGATCAGTATAAAATGTATGTCGCCGTGGGCCAGTCAAAACTCAACAAAACCCGGGCCAGGGTGTATCACGAAGCCAAGGCCAAGGGGTATACGCTGGTTTCCTATGTCCACCCGAGCGTGCAAATCTGGTCCAACTCCACCATCGGGGACAATGTGTTCATCTTTGACCATTGCACGGTGCAACCCTTCACGAGCATCGGCAACGATGTCATCCTCTGGTGCGGGTGCGATATCGGCCATAATGCCGTCATCGAGGATCACTGTTTTGTCGCCGGACAGGCGGTGGTTTCCGGTTATTCCCGGGTGGGGGCCTACACCTATCTCGGTGTCAATGCGACAGTTCGGGACCGGATCGTGGTCGCCCCGGAAAATATGGTCGGAGCCGGATCCTTGATCATGCGCAATACCAAACCACGGCAACTGTTTGCACCGGAACGCACCAAGGCGGAAAAAACCGATACCTACCAACTGTTCGGTCTGACCGATGCGGATACCGTCAAGGGTTGA
- a CDS encoding WbqC family protein, translated as MTTLAIMQPTYLPWAGYFGLMDQVDQFVLLDSVQYDRRSWQQRNRIKTADGAQWLTVPVLSKGLREQRIQDVAIDTGRDFIVTHARSLRTAYGKTPYFQDYVPGLIDILEKGHARLAALTMELIQWLRDRLGITTPLLYASTLETTGSKAELLAGICTHLGATRYVSPPGSKEYLDNSTAFADRGIPVGYFAFEHPQYAQPFGEFIPYMSVVDLLCNCGPESLELIRKGCKIS; from the coding sequence GTGACCACCCTCGCCATCATGCAACCCACCTACCTGCCATGGGCCGGATATTTCGGGCTGATGGATCAGGTGGATCAGTTTGTCCTGCTGGACTCCGTACAATACGACCGGCGCTCCTGGCAACAACGCAACCGCATCAAGACGGCGGATGGTGCCCAATGGTTGACGGTACCTGTCCTGAGCAAGGGACTGCGCGAGCAACGCATCCAGGATGTCGCCATCGACACCGGGCGGGATTTTATCGTGACGCATGCCCGCTCCCTGCGTACTGCTTATGGCAAAACCCCCTACTTCCAGGATTATGTTCCCGGATTGATCGATATTCTTGAAAAAGGCCATGCCCGCTTGGCCGCCCTGACCATGGAACTGATTCAATGGCTGCGCGACCGATTGGGCATCACGACACCGTTGCTGTATGCAAGTACCCTGGAAACCACAGGGAGCAAGGCGGAACTCCTGGCCGGAATCTGCACCCATCTGGGAGCGACCCGCTATGTGTCGCCGCCTGGCTCCAAAGAGTATCTCGACAATTCCACGGCCTTTGCTGACCGGGGAATTCCGGTCGGTTACTTTGCCTTCGAGCATCCACAGTATGCGCAACCCTTTGGGGAGTTCATTCCCTACATGTCGGTTGTGGATCTGCTCTGCAATTGTGGACCGGAAAGTCTGGAACTCATTCGGAAAGGATGCAAAATTTCCTGA